The following coding sequences lie in one Danio rerio strain Tuebingen ecotype United States chromosome 3, GRCz12tu, whole genome shotgun sequence genomic window:
- the zgc:163143 gene encoding uncharacterized protein isoform X1 yields MTIPSFFHSGYCFPNNIHWAGDDELNIVPHVVYGVLGQTKPQIIEVKARWEWLGLDVRGPFSPTVNKHTHIMTLTDYHSKWVEAFPLTESLSQDVAQCLAEVIRQQGYPLGVLSRLPKRILLEINRELKKHLRLNANALVIHHRQTGYMDLVTESLLNDMLDELVKKHSGIWHIHLPAATLRLCCTNHPTTKEKPFTCMCASDSPFSSSPRELPFSATDIRLSSFVIPTTKQTI; encoded by the exons ATGACAATACCCAGTTTCTTTCACAGCGGATATTGTTTTCCCAat aaCATCCACTGGGCTGGTGACGATGAATTAAATATT GTGCCCCATGTGGTTTATGGAGTTCTAGGACAAACCAAACCCCAAATAATTGAG GTTAAAGCCAGGTGGGAATGGCTAGGTCTGGATGTTAGAGGCCCGTTCTCTCCGACAGtcaacaagcacacacacatcatgacTCTGACTGACTACCACTCCAAATGGGTGGAAGCTTTTCCTCTGACTGAGAGTCTGAGTCAGGACGTGGCCCAGTGTCTTGCTGAGGTCATCAGACAGCAGGGGTACCCTCTCGGAGTTCTGTCCCGACTGCCCAAACGGATCCTCTTGGAG ATTAACCGTGAACTGAAGAAACACCTGAGGTTGAATGCAAACGCTTTAGTGATACACCACCGGCAAACTGGATACATGGACCTGGTCACCGAATCACTTCTTAATGA TATGCTGGATGAGCTGGTGAAGAAACACAGTGGAATATGGCACATCCACCTCCCTGCTGCCACGCTGCGCCTCTGCTGCACAAACCACCCTACAACCAAAGAGAAACCTTTCACCTGCATGTGTGCCAGTGACTCGCCGTTTTCCTCATCACCCCGAGAACTGCCT TTCAGTGCTACTGATATTCGCTTGAGTTCGTTTGTCATCCCAACAACGAAGCAAACAATCTAG
- the zgc:163143 gene encoding uncharacterized protein LOC795946 (The RefSeq protein has 4 substitutions compared to this genomic sequence), giving the protein MVLVCSAYNCKNTLRNKSVSFHLFPLKDSSLLKKWLKNLRWKDWKPNPNSKICSAHFEEKCFILEGKKTRLHTWAVPTIFSFPNRYSERNVKINPRSRRARRIVGDPSSSIQAAETSDESNSVNPAQRSTDTSSHTNTSEANSSDLTGAKPNGDSTQQLTEPEKSLQWTILGDEVLDRSMTIPSFFHSGYCFPNNIRWAGDDELNIVPHVVYGVLGQTKPQIIEVKARWEWLGLDVRGPFSPTVNKHTHIMTLTDYHSKWVEAFPLTESLSQDVAQCLAEVIRQQGYPLGVLSRLPKRILLEINRELKKHLRLNANALVIHHRQTGYMDLVTESLLNDMLDELVKKHSGIWHIHLPAAMLRLCCTNHPTTKEKPFTRMCASDSPFSSSPRELPFSATDIRLSSFVIPTTKQTI; this is encoded by the exons ATGGTGTTAGTTTGTAGTGCGTATAACTGTAAAAACACTCTGAGGAACAAAAGCGTCTCTTTCCACTT ATTCCCTCTGAAAGACCCCAGCTTGCTGAAAAAGTGGCTTAAAAATTTAAGATGGAAAGACTGGAAACCCAATCCAAACAGTAAGATCTGCTCGGCCCACTTTGAAGAGAAGTGTTTCATTTTAGAGGGGAAGAAAACAAGACTTCACACATGGGCTGTGCCGACTATCTTCTCATTTCCTAACCGGTATTCAGAAAGAAAT GTTAAAATAAATCCCAGAAGCAGAAGGGCTCGG AGAATTGTTGGCGACCCCAGCTCTTCTATTCAAGCAGCAGAAACATCAGACGAGTCCAACTCTGTAAACCCAGCTCAGAGAAGCACAGACACGAGTTCACATACAAACACTTCTGAAGCAAACAGTTCAGATCTGACAGGAGCCAAGCCGAACGGTGACTCCACACAGCAGCTGACAGAACCAGAGAAAAG tcTGCAATGGACCATCCTTGGCGATGAAGTTCTGGACAGAAGCATGACAATACCCAGTTTCTTTCACAGCGGATATTGTTTTCCCAat aaCATCCACTGGGCTGGTGACGATGAATTAAATATT GTGCCCCATGTGGTTTATGGAGTTCTAGGACAAACCAAACCCCAAATAATTGAG GTTAAAGCCAGGTGGGAATGGCTAGGTCTGGATGTTAGAGGCCCGTTCTCTCCGACAGtcaacaagcacacacacatcatgacTCTGACTGACTACCACTCCAAATGGGTGGAAGCTTTTCCTCTGACTGAGAGTCTGAGTCAGGACGTGGCCCAGTGTCTTGCTGAGGTCATCAGACAGCAGGGGTACCCTCTCGGAGTTCTGTCCCGACTGCCCAAACGGATCCTCTTGGAG ATTAACCGTGAACTGAAGAAACACCTGAGGTTGAATGCAAACGCTTTAGTGATACACCACCGGCAAACTGGATACATGGACCTGGTCACCGAATCACTTCTTAATGA TATGCTGGATGAGCTGGTGAAGAAACACAGTGGAATATGGCACATCCACCTCCCTGCTGCCACGCTGCGCCTCTGCTGCACAAACCACCCTACAACCAAAGAGAAACCTTTCACCTGCATGTGTGCCAGTGACTCGCCGTTTTCCTCATCACCCCGAGAACTGCCT TTCAGTGCTACTGATATTCGCTTGAGTTCGTTTGTCATCCCAACAACGAAGCAAACAATCTAG